A window from Sphingobacterium hotanense encodes these proteins:
- a CDS encoding inorganic diphosphatase, which translates to MDDVDRLWTIILLLFVGISSANAQQHPWHQVSPGKEAPKVVTAVIEISKGSRAKYEIDKTSGLLKLDRVLNASVVYPTNYGFIPQTYCGDKDPLDILVLCSQDLEPYSLVDAKVIGVLRMLDSGEQDDKIIAVAKNDASLNYLNDLSELPPHSMKEITHFFQTYKSIDNKSIKIENISGQTDAQNVILESLQLYKTQFGNKDLTNGN; encoded by the coding sequence ATGGACGACGTCGATAGGCTCTGGACCATAATACTGTTGCTGTTTGTCGGGATTAGTTCTGCAAATGCACAGCAACATCCTTGGCATCAGGTTTCTCCGGGCAAAGAAGCTCCGAAAGTAGTAACTGCTGTCATTGAAATAAGTAAAGGTTCTAGAGCGAAATACGAAATTGATAAGACCTCCGGTCTATTAAAGTTGGATAGGGTACTGAATGCTTCGGTAGTCTATCCAACTAATTATGGTTTCATCCCACAGACCTATTGTGGTGATAAAGATCCCCTTGATATTTTAGTGCTATGTTCGCAAGACTTAGAACCTTACTCGCTTGTCGATGCTAAGGTTATTGGTGTTTTGCGCATGCTGGATTCTGGCGAGCAAGATGATAAAATCATTGCTGTCGCCAAGAACGACGCAAGCCTAAATTATCTGAATGATCTTTCAGAACTTCCCCCTCATAGCATGAAGGAAATTACCCATTTCTTTCAAACCTATAAATCCATCGATAACAAGTCGATAAAAATTGAAAATATTTCTGGGCAAACTGATGCTCAAAATGTTATATTAGAGAGTTTACAACTATACAAAACACAATTCGGAAATAAAGACCTGACTAATGGCAATTGA
- a CDS encoding hemolysin family protein yields the protein MAIDIFWTIFLVLANGFFVAAEFAIVKVRASQIELQAKSGSKVAQIAKNITEHLDGYLAATQLGITLASLALGWVGEAVMTQIVHQIFGWFNVELSGKLATNLGHVLAFSIITFMHIVFGELAPKSIAIQKPVATTMKVAIPLQFFYYVFKPIIYLLNGFANFLLRLIGIQVSAHEASHSSEELQYLLEKGKESGALNNSEHELIKNVFDFNERIVKNIMVPRTKIVAVEKDETAEDFIETVTEEGYSRIPIYDDSIDQIIGVVHTKDILPLLVKGKEVVLKNIMRKPYFIPETKKINDLMTEFQLKRIQIAFVLDEFGGTAGMVTLEDIVEELVGEIQDEYDEETPVVEQISETEFMVDAGASVHDANGFLPLELPESSDYDTIAGLVSHVFERIPDVGDSKEELGYCFTIMKKTQQNIEFVKLDLIETAHDDDEE from the coding sequence ATGGCAATTGATATTTTTTGGACTATTTTTTTAGTGCTGGCTAATGGTTTTTTTGTTGCAGCTGAATTTGCTATTGTTAAAGTTCGAGCTTCTCAAATAGAGCTTCAAGCTAAATCAGGAAGTAAAGTCGCGCAGATCGCGAAGAATATAACAGAACATCTGGATGGTTATCTCGCTGCAACGCAGTTAGGTATTACCCTTGCGTCTCTTGCCCTAGGATGGGTCGGAGAGGCTGTTATGACGCAGATTGTTCATCAGATCTTTGGATGGTTCAATGTTGAGCTATCTGGGAAACTGGCGACCAACCTAGGCCATGTATTAGCCTTCAGTATCATCACCTTTATGCATATTGTATTTGGTGAATTGGCGCCGAAGTCGATCGCGATACAGAAGCCTGTTGCTACCACGATGAAGGTGGCTATTCCACTGCAATTTTTCTACTACGTTTTTAAGCCGATTATTTACTTATTGAACGGATTCGCGAATTTCTTGTTACGATTGATCGGAATTCAAGTAAGTGCACATGAGGCTAGCCACTCTTCGGAGGAGTTGCAATACCTTTTAGAAAAAGGGAAAGAAAGCGGTGCTTTGAACAACTCTGAGCATGAGCTTATCAAGAACGTATTCGATTTTAACGAGCGTATCGTAAAGAATATTATGGTTCCTCGTACGAAGATCGTCGCTGTTGAAAAAGATGAAACAGCGGAGGACTTTATTGAGACCGTTACGGAAGAGGGATACTCTCGTATTCCAATTTACGATGATAGTATTGACCAGATTATTGGTGTTGTTCACACGAAAGATATCCTTCCTTTGTTGGTTAAGGGTAAAGAGGTTGTGCTAAAGAACATCATGCGTAAGCCTTATTTCATCCCTGAGACGAAGAAGATCAATGATTTGATGACGGAGTTTCAGCTGAAGCGCATTCAAATCGCTTTCGTATTAGATGAATTTGGAGGAACTGCCGGTATGGTGACATTAGAAGATATCGTTGAAGAACTTGTTGGAGAAATCCAGGATGAGTATGATGAGGAAACTCCAGTAGTTGAACAAATCTCTGAAACAGAATTCATGGTCGATGCCGGTGCAAGCGTTCATGATGCAAATGGCTTCTTACCCTTGGAGCTTCCAGAGAGTTCGGACTATGATACGATTGCAGGTTTAGTGAGCCATGTCTTCGAGCGTATCCCAGATGTTGGCGACAGCAAAGAGGAGCTAGGTTACTGCTTTACGATCATGAAGAAAACACAGCAGAATATCGAGTTCGTTAAGCTTGATTTAATTGAGACTGCTCACGACGACGACGAGGAATAA